The Malus sylvestris chromosome 8, drMalSylv7.2, whole genome shotgun sequence genomic interval CTTCACTTACTGTTTGCTTATTTGGATCTTTAGGCATGGATATGGAAGATGGCAAGCTATTGTTGATGACAAGGACCTGAGGCTTCAAGAAGTTATCTGTCAAGAGTTGAATCTCCCCTTTATAAATTTACCCCTCCCTGGACAAGTTAATACACAAGCACAGAATGGTGAGAAAGCAACAAATGGAGAAGGACCTAGCAACCATGCTAGTGAAAATGGTAGCGGAAGTGACATAGGAGCTAATGTTTCCCAGGGAACCAGTGATGCCGTGAACCAACCTCAGTTGTTTCATAACTCTTCTGTGTTATTTCAATATAGAGATATGCAGAGAAGGCAGGTAGAATTTATTAAGAAGAGGGTGCTTCTTTTGGAGAAAGGGAACGTTTCAGAGTTGATTGCAGAGGAATATGTAAGTTATGATTTTTGATATCTCGTGGTACCAGCATATTGCACCAACTGTTTGTTGTGTGTTGTAGCTTAAAGAAGAACTTTTAAGTGCCTTGTAATCTTATTATCCCTGTTCGTGTAGCGATTGGGCTTTAGATGTATAGTAGTCATTCACGAAAGTAGGCATGATTCTAAGCGGACAAGTTTGTAGCATAGTTGGtcaaaattttttatgttgGATTTGATTGTTTTCCCAGGGTGAAGCAACTGTGGTTGGAAGTGAAGAACCTGAGAGTGCACCGAATGCTACAATATTGTCAAGCCCTCATTCCGTGGAGACTAATGGTCACATGGTTGATCAGTTGCCTAGAATGGTAGACATCAGTAAGTTTATTTCTGGTTCTTGAAGTTCTGCTTGGCACAGCAATAACGGTAATTTTTGAACTTCTGTTGCCTTCTGTTGATTGGCTTGGCGATGATTAAAATTGCAGCTCCCGAAGAAGTTGCTGCTGCAGCTTGTGACAACGATCCAGATCGATTGAAATTGCCTCGCCTTTATAATGAGGTACATTGTATTTGTTATTTGTGTACAATCTTGGTTTCAGTATGAGGATTTGATAATCAAtttgttttcgttttttttcTCTTGTCTATGTTGGTAGATGTGCAACGTCGTGGAGCGAAATGCCCATATTTCACTTGAGACTTCTTTAGGAACCATTTGTGAAGCGATAAACATGACTCTCTCTTCTGTGCCCCATCATCCTCCACCAGAATCTCTCATGTTGAATCCAGGTAAGCAATCGGAAGCTGAGTCAAGCAGCGGTGTTTTTCTGAAACCACCATCTCCTCAAGGTGACGGAAAGCATGCCGTCGTGGCAGACACTGAGATGACAAATTTGGCTGCAGGACCTGAACCTACAATCATGGAGCTAGACCCTGAACCCGTGGACGGGATAATCTGTGATGATCGGGGAAAGCAAGAACAGAACAATGTCGATTCTAAGGGAAAGGGGGTCATTGTATTGGATGATTAATTGGAGTGATGTTACTAGGCTACTAGTTCTAATTTATAAACCACAGGAAATAACTTGAAAAACGGCTGGACCTTCTTTTCTTTCATATATAATAGAGAACATTTTTGTTGTCAAAACTTCAGAtgttttttttggacaaaggtAATTTTCATTGCCAAGAGAGCACGAGCACAACCAAAGGGGCTCAATTACATagcaaacacaaaacaaaacgtGAACCCCTAACACTAAACAAGAGCCCAACCCAAGAGAAGAGCCCAAacacagaaaaacaaaaaccctagaAGACTAGCTTCCACCCCCGTCGCCGAAGAACCTGCCGCTGACCACCATCCAACATCCCATGCCAGAGATCTCACCAAACACTGCCCCAAAGAAGAAAGCTCCAGCTTCCTCCACCAAGCACATCCGGGCCGACCCAATCTCGAGTCTTGAACTTTTTCGGGTCCGGGCAGGCCCAACTaacttgtttttgtttgtttttaagtttttaatattGGTCTGTTTCAAGTCTCCCTTGAAATCTTCCGGTTCACTAGATGTTCCTTTCGGATGGGGAAATGATTCACTTCATTTCTCTCTTTGCACTTTCTCTCTTTGCCACATGATCGAATAAATCACGAGTCATTGACATGTTAGTCATGTAGAAGAACCTAGCGGGGCTAAGGATGCGGCTACGGGGCATTTTAGCGGGGACGGTTACAGGATGGCACATGTCTTTGTGCATGGAAACCTTTTGATCCGACCAAGTTGCTTTAGAGATTGTGCATTTCTGAAGCAACTTGGTCGGTTATTGGTTTGATGGAGTGCAAGGATGGAGCTGTATAGGgcatattttgtgtgtgtgtgtgtacttttgcattccaattcccaagttctaATTAAACTACAAATGAAAAAATAGATTGCATTTCAATTCCAACGTCAGTTCTaattaaactataaaaaaaatggtcTAATGGAAAAAAGACAAGGTGTATCCGCTAGTTTACATACTTGTGACATTAGCACTAACTCTTCCAGTTACTACTGCCACCGTTGAAAAAGCATTGTCGGCCATGAAATTTCTGAATCAATTGAGAAATCTAATGGaagatcaatggatgaatgataacatgattatttttatagagagagataTTTGATGGTATTGGTAATGATGTTGTCATGCATCGCTTTCAGAACATGAaaacatgtcgagcaatattATAAGATGTTGTATGAAAAACTTTATGGATTAAAATATAAGTGTTTTGTGTAGTAAAttcttgaatttttaattgtaCCTTGTTATTTGAGGATGCTCCCATTCTTATAAATTTCTGGCTTCGTCCCTGATGGAGTGGACCAACTGATTTGTAAGAGTGGATGACGATGGGTACCTCAtcatagctcaaaagttcaACTCTCGAGTCGTTGTCGAAACAGAAAACCCAAGCCTCTCTATCATCACCAACACCAATAACTACaatattcccttttttttttttttttttataattttttatgaacCATCCTAAATGATGTTATCCTCCCAACTAATGCTACAAATTTAATACGAATTAGTGTGAAAAATGCGCTGAATTTTGTGCTTGTGCCAGCAAAtaggataatatatatatatatatatattaccctGTTTTTGTCAACTTAAGGAGTACATTTTAAATCCAAcaggaaaaaaaagaatatagATTTTATGCATAATTCCATAAATTATTCTTCAAGTAGACACAACTCAACCTCCACccaatttcattattttttggaCTAATATTAGATAATTAACGAGTACTTGACTTTTAACCACCACGGAGTGGCTCACGGGTTGGGGGGCTCGTATTGCACACGGCCAGCCTTGGGTTCGACTTATGGCGCTATGTAAATCACACGATGGTGATCAGGAATAGCGTAAAATGCCTCTATGAATCTTCCCGGCCTCTTGAAGGGTGGACTACTGTGGCTCTGCCACCAATTGGTcgcttttataaaataaaaaatagaaaaacgaGTATTTGACTTTCATGAATCATGAAAGCGTAGGATGATTATATAGCTAGGTCATCAGAAACCCCATTTGTACCATACTCACTAAACCAGGTTGGCCAAGTTTAAGTGTAATTAATTAAGCATGTTCGTGCCTTCAAATTAGTAGATAGTAACATGAGAATATATTTAATCGTTGTTTAAAAGTTGACTAAccattttcttaatttcttttgAGTAGCTTGAAAGGTTCGCCATTGATATTTATATGAACCAAAGAGTCATCGTTATATCCTAATAATGAATCAATAATTAATTATGTAACAGAATATTTAGACGgcacagaacaaaagttttggTTCTTCTAAACTTGGAAGACGTAAACAAAAGAATGATATGAGAATATAATTCATTGCAGAAAACCAACTGGATATCCGTGcatgaagccatgaacatgttTTCTGCAAATTTATTAGCGTTTTCTTTGGCTCGTAGATTGTCATTATTTGTTTCTAAATTGTAGGGCTTCTCTTCTCAGAGTAGAGAAatctcttgaaaaaaaaatggcgtGTGCCGCCGCTGAGTGCGGCTAGTAATAGGATTAACATGTGTCAACTCTTAAATGTATGacagaaaagaaaggaagaagaacgaagagagaggttgatgaagaagaaagtaATCTATGTGTATTGATCGCTATCCTCACTATTAATACAAGGATAATTACCTTTCTTACGCTATGGCCAATATAATAAATCCTATCCAAACTAATGATGACATGACAATCTTATCATAATCCAATCCTATCATTACTAGACAAGTTTATCACATATGACATGGCAATATAGGTCAACATTCCCTCTCAATCTCAACTAGGGTAACCGAGTTTGAGATTGCAACAATGTCGAACAAGGGTAGGACTATGGAGTCCTTTAGTTAACACATCAACAGTCTGTTCATCAATGGGCAAGTAATTAACATGAAGATCCCCTAATTTATGAACCCTCTCTCAGGCAAAGTAATAATTTGTATCAAGGTGTAATCCTCGAATGATAAACTAGATTGACACTTAATGCAATGGCTGACACGTTATCACAATAAATGGTGGGAGGAGTAAACAACACAACACCCAAATCCTTCAAAAGCAACCTAATCCAAGCAACATTAGCAGCAGTATATGCTAAAGCTTTATAATCTACCTCAGTCGAGATTCTAGAAATTGAAACCTGTTTCTTGGTTGTCATAATATAAAAATTGTTTCCTAGATACACCACATAACATGTGACTGACTTCCTAGTATTCAAATCAGCAGCCCAATTAGAGTCAAAGAAAGCAATCAGATGAACTGGTGTATCTTGGATATGAGGAATAAGTCACTCCACAAATTGCAGTGCCTTGAAGATATCTCAAAATCCTCTTAACACAAGCAAAATGCACATCAATTGTATTTTTCATAAATTGACACACAGAGTTAACAACAAATGCTATATCTGGTCTTATGAATGTCAAATATTGAAGAGATCCAACCAAACTCCTGTACAGAGTAGGACCTGTCAATGGTGTGCCTTCATTAACCAAAGTTGATTATGAGGCTTGCATGGAGTAGATGCAGGTTTACAAGACTCTATTCCAACTTTATGTATTAAATCCTTCGCATATTTtgacaaattaacaaaaatatccCCATTGTCTTATGCTGAATTTGCAAACCCAGAAAGTAAGTAAGTTTGTCCATGTCTTTTAAATCAAACACTGCAGCTAAATCATGAGGAAAAAAAGGAATAGATTTCAAATATGCATAATTCCATAAATTATTCTTCAAGTAGAGACATAATTCAACCTCTACCgtgatttaattatttttttggactactgtaataattaaataattaacgAATACTTGACTTTCACGAATCAAGAAAGCGTAGGATCATTATATAGGTCATCAGAAACCCATTTGTACAAATATTCAATTACTAAACCAGGTTGGCCAAGTTTAAGTATAATTAAGTAATTAAGCATATGTTCATGCCTTAACCATTTTCTGAATTTCTTTTAAGTAGCTTGAAGGGTTCGCCATTCATTTTCTTCAATTGTTTTGAGCATATTTATATGAAGTTATAAACCAAAGAGCCATTGTAATCTATATCTatctttctatatatataaataaagggAGCACACCAAAATGGTGAAGCTTTCGATATCCTAAAATACTAATTTCTTCAATTGTTTCGATATTCTAAAAATgactaataaataaaaaataaatgtaaaAAAGGTAAATTGCCACAAGCAAAAGCTTGTGACAAGAAGTTAGTATCctattaatcaataattaatatGTAACAGATTATTTAGACagcaaaacaaaagttttggtTCTTCTAAACTTGGAAGACTTACACAAAAGAATGATATGAGAATATAATTGCAGAAAACCAATTGGATAACCGTTcacgaagccatgaacatgacTTCtgcatatttattaatttattagggTTTCTTTAGGCGGATTAACATGTGTAAACAATtattaattcaaaataaatacgtttttatgttattttctgaaAAATTATTAGATCCGGGAATGAAAAGACAGGCACATGCAGCAGCTGAATTTGTACAAGAATTATTGTAGCTGATGgtaacacatatttatatattaattaatacgGTGTCGTGAAGTCGTGATGTCGAACTTTGCGTGTCTCTTACCTGCAGAGATGATCGAAAACAGTATTGCCGTCAATAATTTGAGTGAAACTCATCAGGTATATATAAACAGGATTATTCATCATTGCATGTTACTGTTAGCATAGACATGCATGTACATGTAGGTAATTCAGTggaattaatttataaaaaaagatAAAGATGTAGGAGCATGCACTAGCTAGAGTTTACTAGCAGTGGTAGATCAAAAGAAAGAATACATTTTTGCTTTAGGGCTTTATAATTAGATTAATAGCTCTATTTATATTCTGCGGTAGCATGTAGGTATAGGTTATATAtaccaaagaaaaaagaatgattGACAAGAAACGGGATGTTAAAATAACAATTCCAAATGAATCATGTGATGTTACGTGAGAAATTTAAAATACATGACATGTATTATTAGTCTGGGATGTCACGGTAACGTATCAGATGTGTAAGTAAGTCTTTTTTGAAAGATTGATTGAGAATACATACTTGGCTTTGCAATGTTGCTAAGCAATATAACGAATCATAACAAAGGAGTAAATAAGAGGCTATAAATATAaagtgaagaaaagttgaagcGAAAGAAAGAGCCCCGAAAATAAGGCAAGGTGCTGGGAAAGGTTGATACATGGAAGAGACAAAGGGTGGGCTTTAAAACCACGCTTGCTTTGCTATCAAGAGCCACTTGCCAAccctcctccctccctccctccctctctctctctctctctctctctctctctctctctctctctctctctctctctctctctctcaaacaacCACATCAAATTGATGACAACCTGTTATTATATTTCTCACTCCAAATTCCAATCGATAGGTCCACCTTTacaagagattttttagtgtgctaAGAATACGATCCAGTACAATAAGTGTTGTATTCACTTGATGTACTGAATCATGTTTCCAACAtactgaaaattttctccacCTTTAcgactaaacaaaacaaaaactcaaaGTTTCTATGCAGCTTTTTAGTTCTTTCCCTTATATATTCGAGGTGGTCGTTTTTTCTCTACAATTTcttatggttatatatatgcGCATTATACAAGGAATAGATTCTAACgcattccttttcttttcgtGTAAATCTTTAAATCgaatgaaacaaaagaaaatttaaaaataaaaataaacattgatCGTGCCATTTCCCAACTAACTAAAAGGACAGAGTTTACGAATTGTCAGGTTATGGAAGATGATGTCTGAAATAACGTCCTAACTAACTTGGAACGATCGATCAAATAAATATgggatgatttatgagaagggACAATACTAAACTCACGTTTCTAAAGTTTTCATTTGAAAAGTTTAGGAATTGAATTGACACGCATCAACTTGATAACAAGTTAGTTAAACCAGAATTATTGTAATCAGGGGAATACGTCAAGCAGGAGGAGCATCTAATTAAGAGTATGCTACATTAGCAATATGAGcacattatttttgttttctttagacTATGCATCTATTCATCTCATGAGTTATTATTGGAGAAATTCTAATGAGACGGTCAATTGAAGACTTGTGGTCATCCAAGGAAAACTGTAGATGTGGATGACAAACTATAATCATGATATTGGATTCATCCATGGAAAACACCAAACCATGAGTGGTGAAAACACTGACAAAGGAGTGGATAATTCACTTACAACAAATCATTAGCAAAAAGTCATTTTGTTTGTATTTCACACCATTTTCTTTTAATATGTGGGGAGAGCTCATTTACAAAGTACACCACCAATTCACATCATCTCCATGGAGAGTAAGAAGCTATGTCAAggctagagagaagagagaaaaatagtgAGAGTTATatttgtactcttattattttAGATAATGAAAGAAATTATAGTCACTGTCCCGAGAACGTATACACACTTACCAAACCTCATAAATATTATGTCATATTTACTTTACATATCACTACACATATATAGTCTATATTTCACAACATACACCTATTTCTTCAATTATTCTCAATTTTTCCATTTTCACCTCATTAATTAGAAAATGATCGAAATGGTCCTACCTATTAGACGTATGAGGTCCAACCTATGGAAAGATGATGGACCAAGTACATAGACAGGTAGTCCCCCGGGGGTTATTGTCTGTCTCTCTCCCTCCAAGGTGCGAGACAGATCGATCATACATGGTCAATTAATTTTCACCTATTAATTCAGTCTTTACTTTCATAGATGATAAAGTACACAGTACCATGCAAAAACTTTACTATTCAAATGACGCGACCATGTGCTTCCAGTCCAGACTTAATTTGAGGAATGAGGATCCTTTCTGGATTCTTTTTGTGAGAATTCCAAGGATTATTCAATTATattcgttcatcatacatcgtgtggttagaaattattgtaaattttgttatttaaaattgaatataaacagcacctgacaaaaactgaccacataatgtacgatgaacgaatataaTTGGAGGATCTGGAGATCCTcatctggagaggatcctcattctaaTTTGAGAGCTTCTCAACTTCTAACGTTTGACAAATTAGTTAGAGTAGCTAGTATCTTTGTTCGTCTGCATTTAAGTTTAAGGTTTTTCTTTCGTCCTTAGATGAATTTAGTTtagaatattattttttttaataataaaaaaaattatgagtgcaacctctgcattttttttttggttcaaagTAACCTCTACATTTTGATGTCTATATATTTACCATCTCCTtgcctcttctctctctcacatttgTGAAGGCCAGCTAAGATTGAAAACCCTTGCTAGCTAGAAACAAAATTTCGTACAATATCCATGGGCACAGAACATGACATTGGTGATTACTTAACCCTAGTTTCAATCACCAAAACCGTGTCTGTACTCCCAAAAGTTTTGCACCCACCAAAACTTCTCACCCTCTCAAACTTGGACAGGCAGAGTCCAATCCATATGTACTTGGTTTTCTTTTACAATTCTACCTCTGTTGCTCATCACAAAATCAACAATTTGTCGCTTGATGGTGCTGATGATTCGGTTTTCAGAAGCTTGAAGTGTGGATTGGAAGAGACGCTATCGGTGTGGTACCCAGCTGCGGGAAGGTTGAGCTGTGATCACGGAAACAAGCTCAACTTATGGTGCAACAACAAAGGTGCTGTTCTAGTCGAGGCGGAGACGCCGGTTGAGATGTCGGAGCTTGGAGACCTATCACAGTGCAATGAATTTTTTGAGAAATTGGTTCACAAGCCTGTGTTTGATGAAGACTTCTCAGAGATGCCCTTGGTTGTTGCTCAGGTAATTTATATACTGATCATCGAATTTATATTATTTCGATATATTTCCTAATTAAAAGATACAAatcatgtatatataatatgtttAAATTAAAACACCAATTCCATCTACCTTTTTATCTATTATACTTCTATATATTCGATTGTTTTTGGATTAATTTATATaatcttcattagggtttgttggagttacatatatatatacatatatacacacacacacacacacacatatatatatatatatatatataatttccataTGTAAGTTAACTTCCGTATCTGAAATTCGTATGCGCTTGATTTAAAACTGAACCTAGTTTTGTTGGGAGTTTCAAAAATGTCAGCTTGCACGCCTCATGTGTAAAAATATAGAGATGACATTTTTAGAGTGACAACTACTCTTGTCCACGAAATTTGAACTGAAGACCGCCTCTGGCGAATTGAACTAAGTGGGCTTGAAATTTCTGTAATGGTTTGGTACTGTAGGTGACCAAGTTTGGTTGTGGAGGCTACTCAATAGGTATTGGTATTAGCCACTCGTTGTTCGACGGACCGGCGGCGTATGAATTTATGAGTGCATGGGCTTCTAATTCTACCATAACTATGAAACAACACAAAGTTTTGGAGATTCCTAAGTTACCAGTGCACGACAGAGAAACACTATTGATGGACAAGTTTGATGAAACTCCAAAAGGGATTAGTACAGATTTACTGCCAAACCGAAACGACGATGGTTCTGCCGTGGTGACAAGGGCTGCAGCCGTGGATCATTTATACCAATTGATCATGCAAGCAGCAGCATCTAATGACCGCATGATCAATTTCCTCAAAAATGGGTCTAATATTTGGAATCAAATTATTGATAGTAATTATGTTCATAAGACCTTTCATCTGAGTGGTGCACTGATTGAGAGTTTGAAGAAAGAAGTTTGTGGTGATGAAATGAGCAGCTTTTCATGTTCATCCTTTGAAGTTGCGGCTGCTCACCTCTGGAAGGTAAATTTCTCAATTAATTGGCGCTCTTGGAGAAAGATagcaaaatcaaacaaaaggaaaaacactagcTTCCTTAAACTTTCATAAATTAggctattttttcttttttcttttttcttttttgagtaaTTTTAAGGGTAATATTAGGGGGACATCTATTTAAAGCATATTTTGTATATCatatgatgtggttgttgataattagataattattattacttaagtgttgattaacgtactgAATTCTTATTAGTTGCACATCTCAGGATTTTAAAATGTGGTTTAAAAAGTTAGTCTATCTAGCATTACTAATAGTAATTATATTTCTCCACAATTCTCAAATCGGAGatgaattttcataaaattttggTATTGGTTAAATTTTTCTTAATGATAAAATGGctataaaaacaattttttagaaTATTAAACTGTGATAAACATCTTGAACTTGGATGTCTACGCATATAACATACATTTAGACACATGTATAGCTTACTTTAAAACAAACCAGAAACAAAATTGTTCAAGTTTCTATGAAGATTGGAAGCTATTGAATTGACTAGGGTCCACTTATATAGACCAACTTGGAACCTTTTCTTTTCAAAGTTTAGAATAAAAAAATGTGGGTGAGACCCAAAGAAATTTTTTACTATGCCGGAATAGGTTCAGTACActaagtgttataatataattggttacatttttttttttcaaaattttcacctattatattattatacttGGTGCACTGGTCGTGTATAGACACACTGAAAAACCTCTCGTGAGACCGGTTGCAGTAATGTATTGTGTCTGTCTACTCACATTCAAGTTTGAATAACTCGTGTAAAATAGATGTGTGTAAGAACAGTTGACAGTAATATATTGTGCTTGTCTTCCCACATGATCAAGTTCGAATGACTAGTGTTATGGTTGATTGATGTCATGAGCACTGCAGACAAAGACCAAAGCTTTTGGAGTGAGGAAGGAAGCAATGGTGTGCCTGCAATTTTCCGTCGACGTAAGGAACAAGGTGGACCCCGCACTTCCCCAAGGCTTCAGTGGCAATGCATTCGTGCTGGCCTCCGTTGCCCTAACGGCGGCACAGGTGGAGGAATCCACCCACAAAGCCATTATCGAGAAGATAAGAGAAGCCAAGAAGTCTGTCACCAACTCCTACGTGAAGGCATACATGGAGGCAGTTGGTGGGCCACAGACTACTCTGCCTCCTCTCGACGAGCTCACTTTGGTGTCTGACTGGACCAGAATGCCCTTCCACAAAATAGGGTTTTTGAATGAATCAGCAGCATATGCGTCCCCGTTGG includes:
- the LOC126631856 gene encoding LOW QUALITY PROTEIN: brassinosteroid-related acyltransferase 1-like (The sequence of the model RefSeq protein was modified relative to this genomic sequence to represent the inferred CDS: deleted 1 base in 1 codon), encoding MGTEHDIGDYLTLVSITKTVSVLPKVLHPPKLLTLSNLDRQSPIHMYLVFFYNSTSVAHHKINNLSLDGADDSVFRSLKCGLEETLSVWYPAAGRLSCDHGNKLNLWCNNKGAVLVEAETPVEMSELGDLSQCNEFFEKLVHKPVFDEDFSEMPLVVAQVTKFGCGGYSIGIGISHSLFDGPAAYEFMSAWASNSTITMKQHKVLEIPKLPVHDRETLLMDKFDETPKGISTDLLPNRNDDGSAVVTRAAAVDHLYQLIMQAAASNDRMINFLKNGSNIWNQIIDSNYVHKTFHLSGALIESLKKEVCGDEMSSFSCSSFEVAAAHLWKTKTKAFGVRKEAMVCLQFSVDVRNKVDPALPQGFSGNAFVLASVALTAAQVEESTHKAIIEKIREAKKSVTNSYVKAYMEAVGGPQTTLPPLDELTLVSDWTRMPFHKIGFLNESAAYASPLASLIPQVAYFMQNPSDCKGIDMRVGLHPQSVSTFSRCFIVNEQ